From Ignisphaera aggregans DSM 17230, the proteins below share one genomic window:
- a CDS encoding Radical SAM domain protein (COGs: COG1180 Pyruvate-formate lyase-activating enzyme~InterPro IPR007197~KEGG: cma:Cmaq_0539 radical SAM domain-containing protein~PFAM: Radical SAM domain protein~SPTR: A8MC77 Radical SAM domain protein~PFAM: Radical SAM superfamily), whose protein sequence is MPKEAMLYRVIDESKKLVECSACPRRCKLLDNQYGFCGIRWNFDGKLYLVSHGLAIAVAIDPIEKKPLYQFNPGSMVFSMSTTGCSWGCVFCQNWDISQRRVIAGWKLEPELAVKLATAYGAQGITYTYNEPVVFIEYAYDVGILARKEGLFNTMVTNGYMTDETIDLVVKFMDAATVDLKGHGDRDVARKLSLVPDIEPVFQAIVELKRRGVYVEITDLVIPRYGDDLEKARKLARWVVENLGPETPIHFLRFHPDYKLLDIPSTSVKVLEKHAAIAKEEGLHYVYLGNVPGHELENTYCPRCGKLLIRRMGFDIVEVNLRDDMSCPYCGYKVNIVGRIHPTYKLDRFAYIPLEVYTEFIHIPSNKVREFVIGKKQGGS, encoded by the coding sequence ATGCCTAAGGAAGCTATGCTATATAGAGTTATTGATGAGTCTAAGAAACTTGTGGAATGTAGTGCTTGTCCTAGGAGATGTAAGCTTTTAGATAATCAATATGGTTTTTGTGGTATTAGATGGAATTTTGATGGGAAGCTCTATCTAGTTTCCCATGGACTTGCAATAGCTGTTGCTATTGATCCTATAGAGAAGAAGCCTCTATATCAATTTAATCCAGGTTCAATGGTGTTCTCAATGTCTACAACTGGCTGTAGCTGGGGCTGTGTATTTTGTCAGAATTGGGATATTAGTCAGAGGAGGGTTATTGCTGGATGGAAGCTAGAGCCTGAGCTAGCTGTAAAGCTTGCTACTGCTTATGGTGCTCAGGGAATTACATATACATATAACGAGCCTGTGGTATTTATAGAGTATGCATATGATGTAGGTATTCTAGCTAGGAAGGAGGGGCTATTTAACACTATGGTTACAAATGGATATATGACTGATGAAACTATAGATCTAGTGGTAAAGTTTATGGATGCAGCTACAGTTGATCTGAAGGGCCATGGGGATAGAGATGTTGCAAGAAAACTCTCTCTAGTTCCAGATATAGAACCTGTATTTCAGGCTATTGTAGAGCTTAAGAGGAGGGGTGTATATGTAGAGATTACAGATCTAGTTATACCAAGATATGGAGATGATCTTGAGAAGGCAAGAAAATTAGCTAGATGGGTTGTTGAGAATCTAGGTCCTGAAACACCTATACACTTCCTAAGATTTCACCCAGATTACAAGCTACTCGATATTCCATCAACATCTGTAAAAGTTTTAGAGAAACATGCTGCTATAGCTAAGGAGGAGGGTCTTCACTATGTATATCTAGGTAATGTTCCTGGCCATGAACTTGAAAATACCTATTGCCCAAGATGTGGAAAGCTATTGATAAGAAGAATGGGGTTCGATATAGTGGAGGTTAATTTGAGAGATGATATGAGCTGTCCATACTGTGGATATAAGGTTAATATAGTTGGGAGGATACATCCAACATATAAACTAGATAGATTTGCATATATTCCTCTAGAGGTATATACAGAGTTTATCC
- a CDS encoding ABC transporter related (COGs: COG1122 ABC-type cobalt transport system ATPase component~InterPro IPR003439:IPR003593~KEGG: hbu:Hbut_0333 ABC transporter~PFAM: ABC transporter related~SMART: AAA ATPase~SPTR: A2BJP4 Predicted ABC transporter~PFAM: ABC transporter) has product MIRLIDVWYRYEDMGNWVVKGITIAFNPREIVILRGANGAGKTTLMKIASLLYRPSKGVVLVDGVNVWKTNAVDMYRRRIVYIHDRPIMFSGTVYDNLAYGLIIRGYSDSYIEKAVNDIAELLGIKSLLQEKAKNLSMGQKQLIAIGRALVLEPEMMFIDEPFTNLDREKRNRVIEILNSYKLKGRGIVIATHLYESIERLDIDRTIYIDNGVLISEDRYSLE; this is encoded by the coding sequence ATGATTAGACTTATCGATGTATGGTATAGATATGAAGATATGGGGAACTGGGTTGTTAAGGGTATAACCATAGCATTTAACCCTAGGGAGATAGTTATTCTTAGGGGAGCTAATGGGGCGGGGAAGACAACGCTTATGAAGATAGCATCACTTTTGTATAGACCTAGCAAGGGTGTGGTACTTGTTGATGGTGTCAATGTATGGAAGACCAATGCTGTGGATATGTATAGGAGAAGAATTGTTTATATCCATGATAGACCAATTATGTTTAGTGGTACTGTCTATGACAATCTTGCATATGGACTTATAATAAGAGGTTATAGTGATAGCTATATAGAGAAAGCTGTAAATGATATAGCTGAGCTGCTAGGGATAAAGAGTCTTTTACAGGAGAAGGCAAAGAACTTGTCAATGGGTCAGAAACAGCTTATAGCTATTGGAAGAGCATTGGTATTAGAACCAGAGATGATGTTTATTGATGAACCATTTACGAATCTAGATAGGGAGAAGAGGAATAGAGTGATAGAGATTCTAAATAGCTATAAATTAAAGGGGAGAGGAATAGTGATAGCAACACATCTATATGAATCTATTGAGAGACTCGACATAGATAGAACTATTTATATTGATAATGGAGTTCTAATCTCTGAAGACAGATATTCACTAGAATAA